A single Gemmatimonadota bacterium DNA region contains:
- a CDS encoding oxidase, translated as MADDHHGPTVRIYLAVFASLMFLTALTVWVAFQDLGMFNDVVALGIACTKATIVILFFMHVKYASRLTWLLAGAGILFLLILFAFAMADYVSRGWLGMPASHYLQ; from the coding sequence ATGGCTGATGATCACCACGGCCCGACTGTACGCATTTATCTGGCGGTATTTGCCTCCCTGATGTTTTTAACCGCGTTAACGGTTTGGGTGGCATTCCAGGATCTGGGCATGTTTAACGACGTGGTAGCACTCGGTATCGCATGCACAAAAGCCACGATTGTGATTCTGTTTTTTATGCACGTCAAATACGCCAGCCGACTGACCTGGTTGCTCGCGGGTGCAGGCATCCTGTTTTTGCTGATCCTATTTGCCTTTGCAATGGCAGATTACGTCAGTCGCGGTTGGTTGGGCATGCCAGCGAGCCACTATTTGCAGTAA
- the coxB gene encoding cytochrome c oxidase subunit II, with product MQTDFPLFPDQASSFAFQVDALYFGILALCVFFALIVVILVVIFAIKYQRKSDDEVPRQIAGHLGLEIFWTAVPAVLALGVFVWATVLYFHLITPPPNAMEIYVVGKQWMWKLQHPEGKKEINELHVPLGESVRLTMTAEDVLHSFYIPAFRVKKDVVPGRYTNLWFKATQVGSYHLFCAEFCGTEHSRMIGTVHVLEPQDYEAWLTGGTANEPMEVAGERLFEQYACHTCHKMDGTGRGPSLSGLFGKTVALEGGGTALVDEAYIRESILNPSAKIMAGYKPIMPTFKGQISEEGIIQIIAYIKSLKAPELTSME from the coding sequence ATGCAGACTGATTTTCCTCTTTTTCCAGATCAAGCTTCGAGTTTTGCCTTTCAAGTTGACGCGCTTTACTTTGGCATTTTGGCACTGTGCGTATTTTTCGCGCTCATAGTTGTCATTTTGGTAGTTATTTTTGCGATTAAGTATCAGCGCAAATCGGACGACGAAGTGCCGCGACAAATTGCGGGACATCTCGGCCTCGAAATATTTTGGACCGCCGTTCCGGCGGTGCTCGCACTGGGTGTATTTGTGTGGGCAACCGTCTTATACTTCCATCTAATTACACCCCCGCCAAACGCCATGGAAATATATGTGGTGGGCAAACAGTGGATGTGGAAATTGCAACATCCAGAAGGCAAAAAGGAGATTAACGAATTACACGTGCCACTGGGTGAATCGGTACGCCTGACCATGACAGCGGAAGATGTGTTGCACAGTTTTTATATTCCCGCTTTTCGCGTCAAAAAGGATGTGGTGCCCGGGCGATATACCAATTTGTGGTTTAAAGCGACGCAGGTCGGTTCGTATCATCTGTTTTGCGCCGAATTTTGCGGTACCGAGCACTCGCGTATGATTGGCACAGTACACGTCCTGGAACCTCAAGATTACGAAGCCTGGTTGACTGGCGGAACTGCGAATGAGCCAATGGAAGTAGCCGGAGAAAGATTATTTGAACAATACGCCTGTCATACCTGCCACAAGATGGACGGGACGGGACGAGGGCCATCTCTGTCGGGTCTTTTTGGCAAAACAGTGGCTCTGGAAGGCGGCGGTACTGCATTGGTTGACGAAGCCTATATTCGAGAATCGATTCTGAACCCTTCCGCCAAGATCATGGCCGGATACAAACCCATTATGCCAACTTTCAAAGGTCAGATCAGCGAAGAAGGGATCATTCAAATAATCGCCTATATCAAATCCCTGAAAGCCCCCGAACTCACGAGTATGGAGTGA
- a CDS encoding SCO family protein: MRVLFACITLMCFTRIAWAQDFTPNPTVLDSVGIDQKLGASVPVNLKFRDESGTDIMLARYLDEHPVILVPAYYECPMLCTQILNGLLSGLRPVSLNAGRDFVVVTFSIDPDEYPELAAAKKVNYVDGYGREGGENGWHFLTGHPASIDALTRAIGYRYIYDPETDEYVHASGIAILTPNGKIARYLFGVEFAPRDLQLGLLEAAQDQISSPIDAILLYCFQYNPLTGKYTLAIYRLVRIAGVITVICILSFIFIMVRRERSPLQAN; the protein is encoded by the coding sequence ATGCGCGTCTTATTCGCTTGTATCACGCTAATGTGCTTCACCAGGATCGCGTGGGCACAAGACTTCACGCCGAATCCCACAGTGCTGGATTCCGTTGGGATTGACCAGAAATTGGGCGCATCTGTGCCAGTAAATTTGAAGTTCCGCGATGAATCGGGCACAGATATTATGCTGGCGCGATATTTGGATGAACATCCCGTTATTTTAGTGCCCGCATATTATGAATGCCCCATGTTGTGTACGCAAATTTTGAATGGTTTGTTGTCGGGATTGCGTCCCGTATCGCTCAATGCCGGACGAGATTTTGTGGTGGTGACATTTAGCATTGATCCCGACGAATATCCAGAATTGGCAGCGGCAAAAAAGGTGAATTACGTCGATGGATACGGTCGAGAAGGTGGAGAAAATGGATGGCATTTTCTCACTGGACACCCGGCATCAATAGACGCATTGACCAGGGCCATTGGATATCGCTACATATACGATCCCGAAACAGACGAATACGTTCACGCCAGCGGGATTGCCATTTTGACTCCCAATGGGAAAATCGCCCGGTATCTGTTTGGGGTCGAATTTGCGCCGCGGGATTTGCAACTGGGGCTTTTGGAAGCCGCACAAGATCAGATCAGCTCTCCGATTGATGCGATTTTGCTCTATTGCTTTCAGTACAATCCGTTGACTGGCAAATATACACTGGCAATTTATCGGTTGGTTCGCATTGCTGGTGTAATTACTGTAATTTGTATCTTATCATTTATTTTTATTATGGTGCGCCGAGAGCGGTCACCATTGCAGGCAAATTAA
- a CDS encoding cytochrome c oxidase subunit 3 family protein gives MADHALHHDHPHGLAHQFEDMPQQKESAVIGMWSFLITEILFFGGFFATYLIYRSYYPEAFFEGSSHLDIPLGAFNTIVLIVSSLTMAMAVHKSHEGNKRGILVYLTLTGILGLTFLVVKYFEYSAKIEYGLVPGLVWHPHGENSPQLALFYSLYFGMTGMHALHMIIGIGLLIWVFVKTAQGTYTAEYNAPVEIFGLYWHFVDIVWIFLFPLLYLLGTQGGGH, from the coding sequence ATGGCCGATCACGCATTACATCACGATCACCCGCACGGACTGGCCCACCAGTTCGAAGATATGCCGCAGCAGAAGGAATCCGCCGTCATTGGCATGTGGAGCTTCCTGATTACAGAAATTTTGTTTTTTGGAGGCTTTTTTGCGACGTATCTAATCTACCGATCCTATTATCCCGAGGCATTTTTTGAAGGCAGTAGTCACCTGGATATTCCTCTGGGAGCATTTAATACCATAGTATTGATTGTCAGCAGCCTGACAATGGCGATGGCTGTACACAAGTCGCACGAAGGCAATAAAAGAGGGATATTGGTCTATCTGACTCTGACTGGTATCTTAGGTCTTACCTTTTTGGTGGTCAAATATTTTGAATACTCCGCAAAGATCGAGTACGGTTTGGTCCCCGGCCTGGTATGGCATCCGCACGGTGAAAACTCGCCCCAACTGGCTCTCTTCTATTCTCTGTATTTCGGAATGACCGGAATGCATGCCCTGCATATGATTATTGGTATTGGCCTGTTGATCTGGGTATTTGTTAAAACTGCACAGGGGACGTACACGGCAGAATACAATGCCCCTGTTGAAATTTTTGGCCTGTATTGGCACTTTGTCGATATTGTCTGGATTTTCCTATTTCCATTGCTCTACCTTCTGGGCACACAGGGGGGAGGACACTGA
- a CDS encoding AAC(3) family N-acetyltransferase → MSGFGYTAAQLCDNLKTLGVEIGDTLFVHSSFKSLGMVHGGAETVIAALENALGTNGLLLMPSFNLIGDREQRTGSWDLKKTESSVGWLTEYFRLMPRTHRSDHYSHSVAARGQGAKNFVADHLSEEGMASPWDRSPWGKTYGTNSPMIRAYEQNGKILMLGVDYHSSTYIHVVEVMFWNDRLKENPDAEFIWLDRIRLGEVWDRSGILETGKVGDASCRLFQIRAYVDQLLDIVRNDPDSYDRVKLDQRST, encoded by the coding sequence ATGTCCGGTTTTGGATACACCGCAGCGCAGCTTTGTGACAATCTAAAAACCCTTGGTGTCGAAATCGGCGATACACTCTTCGTCCATTCATCATTCAAGAGCCTGGGTATGGTCCATGGTGGAGCGGAAACAGTGATCGCCGCGCTTGAGAACGCACTGGGTACCAATGGCTTACTCTTGATGCCATCGTTCAATCTGATCGGCGACCGAGAACAGCGGACGGGGTCCTGGGACCTGAAAAAAACAGAATCCTCAGTCGGCTGGTTGACCGAGTATTTCAGATTGATGCCGAGGACACACAGATCCGATCACTACTCCCACTCCGTGGCAGCACGCGGACAAGGCGCAAAAAATTTCGTTGCGGATCATCTATCAGAGGAAGGCATGGCATCTCCCTGGGACCGTTCACCCTGGGGCAAGACGTACGGCACAAATTCCCCCATGATCCGAGCCTACGAACAGAACGGCAAAATCCTGATGCTCGGCGTTGACTACCACTCATCCACGTATATCCACGTCGTAGAAGTGATGTTCTGGAATGATCGCCTGAAAGAGAACCCCGATGCCGAATTCATCTGGCTCGATCGGATCCGACTCGGTGAAGTCTGGGATCGTTCGGGCATTTTAGAGACCGGCAAGGTTGGGGACGCCTCGTGTCGCCTGTTCCAAATTCGCGCGTATGTTGATCAGTTGCTCGATATTGTCCGAAATGACCCCGATTCATACGACCGCGTCAAACTGGATCAAAGATCGACATAG
- a CDS encoding cytochrome c oxidase subunit I, translating into MAITEQDVQASEDAPSVNYLNNGYGLKSWLLTRDHKRIAVLYIISISIFFALGGLFASLVRFELMTPEGDLMSSDTYNKVFSMHGIIMVFFFLVPSIPATIGNFLVPIMVGAKDLAFPRVNLLSWYVYVVAGILGTIAVVGGGVDTGWTFYTPYSSTYSNSNVILAAMAAFMAGFSSILTGLNFVVTIHTMRAPGMTWFRLPLFVWSHYATSLIMLLGTPVIAITLVLLMLERGFGFGFFDPNLGGDPVLFQHLFWFYSHPAVYIMILPSMGVMSEMVAAVARKRVFGYEFVAFSSVAIAILGFLVWGHHMFVSSQSTYAGMVFSIITFLVAVPSAIKTFNWTATLYKGSIIYDTSMFYVYGYLGLFLVGGLTGLFLSSMGLDIHLHDTYFVVAHFHYIMVGGQVMGYLGGMHFWWPKITGKMFPDIWGRVSALLVFLGFNLTFFPQFILGYMGMPRRYHVYPDEFQVLNVASSMGASILALGYVVPGAYLTWSIFKGPKAPDNPWGAKGLEWETTSPPPTFNFEETPVVTEEAYEYGPIEEH; encoded by the coding sequence ATGGCAATCACCGAGCAAGATGTTCAAGCGTCTGAAGATGCGCCGAGCGTCAATTATCTGAATAACGGTTATGGCTTGAAGTCCTGGTTGTTGACCAGAGACCACAAGCGCATTGCCGTTTTGTACATTATTTCAATTTCCATCTTTTTTGCCCTGGGTGGGTTATTTGCCAGTCTGGTTCGCTTTGAACTGATGACCCCCGAAGGCGATTTGATGTCTTCAGATACTTATAACAAAGTTTTCTCAATGCACGGCATCATCATGGTCTTTTTCTTTCTGGTGCCATCTATCCCCGCAACCATTGGCAACTTTTTAGTCCCCATAATGGTCGGCGCAAAAGACCTGGCTTTTCCGCGCGTCAATCTTTTGAGCTGGTATGTTTATGTGGTTGCAGGTATTTTGGGAACAATTGCCGTGGTCGGAGGCGGCGTTGATACGGGTTGGACTTTTTATACGCCGTATAGTAGCACCTATTCAAACTCAAATGTGATTCTGGCCGCTATGGCCGCTTTTATGGCGGGTTTCTCGTCCATTCTGACGGGCCTCAACTTTGTGGTGACAATCCACACCATGCGCGCGCCGGGGATGACCTGGTTCCGCCTGCCGCTATTTGTCTGGTCGCATTATGCCACCAGCTTGATTATGCTATTGGGCACACCCGTTATCGCAATTACGCTGGTGTTGCTAATGCTCGAGCGCGGATTTGGGTTCGGGTTTTTCGATCCGAATCTCGGTGGTGATCCCGTTTTGTTCCAGCATTTGTTCTGGTTCTATTCGCATCCAGCCGTTTATATCATGATCTTGCCTTCAATGGGCGTGATGAGCGAAATGGTCGCCGCTGTTGCGCGCAAGCGCGTCTTTGGATATGAATTTGTCGCGTTCTCAAGTGTAGCCATTGCAATTTTGGGATTCCTGGTATGGGGCCACCACATGTTTGTGAGCAGCCAATCGACTTATGCCGGCATGGTATTCTCCATTATCACATTTCTGGTAGCAGTGCCCTCTGCGATCAAAACATTCAACTGGACAGCGACCTTATACAAAGGGTCAATTATATATGATACTTCAATGTTTTACGTGTATGGGTATCTGGGCTTATTTTTAGTCGGTGGTTTGACCGGACTGTTTTTGTCGAGTATGGGCCTGGATATTCACCTGCACGACACGTATTTTGTGGTGGCGCACTTCCATTATATTATGGTTGGCGGTCAGGTGATGGGATATCTGGGGGGCATGCACTTCTGGTGGCCCAAAATTACGGGTAAAATGTTTCCCGATATTTGGGGACGCGTATCAGCCCTGCTGGTATTTCTCGGTTTTAATCTGACGTTTTTCCCGCAGTTCATTCTGGGGTATATGGGCATGCCGAGGCGTTATCACGTCTATCCCGACGAATTTCAGGTCTTGAATGTGGCATCGTCTATGGGTGCGTCAATTCTGGCTCTGGGGTATGTGGTTCCCGGCGCGTATTTGACCTGGTCGATCTTTAAGGGCCCAAAAGCACCTGATAACCCCTGGGGCGCCAAAGGACTGGAGTGGGAAACGACCTCCCCACCGCCCACATTTAATTTTGAAGAAACGCCTGTCGTGACAGAAGAAGCCTATGAGTACGGACCGATTGAGGAGCACTAA